Proteins encoded within one genomic window of Nitrospirota bacterium:
- the purH gene encoding bifunctional phosphoribosylaminoimidazolecarboxamide formyltransferase/IMP cyclohydrolase — MAKVQRALISVSDKTGIVEFAKELSSLKVEIVSTGGTAKTLSDQKVKIEEVSKYTGFPEMLGGRLKTLHPKIHGGLLWRRDNAQDERDIKANQIKSIDMVVVNLYPFEQTVSKPNVAFDEAIENIDIGGPTMLRAASKNFRDVVVIVDPADYDKVIQELKTHDGEVSYDMKFYLAQKVFAHTARYDTLISNYLSRHGKAGETFPQYFTQSYLKINDLRYGENPHQKAALYKEPLYNGLSIVDAKILQGKEMSYNNYLDSGAALDLIREFKRPAAVIIKHNNPCGVATADAIESAYVNAYEIDPLSAFGGVIALNRDVNVATAKEILKLFVEIIIAPGFDPEALKLLSAKPNIRLLALDLSQAPSGFEIRKIQGGLLVQERDTAMVSDFKSLKVATKRQPSADELTALEFAWKVCKHMKSNAIVFTATDRALGIGVGQTSRVDSAKLAAMKAVHPLKGSVVGSDAFFPARDGIDFIASVGATAIIQPGGSIKDNDVIAAADEHNIAMVFTGMRHFKH, encoded by the coding sequence ATGGCGAAGGTGCAACGGGCGTTAATAAGCGTCTCTGACAAGACCGGGATAGTTGAGTTTGCAAAAGAGCTCAGCAGTCTCAAGGTCGAGATAGTTTCAACAGGCGGAACGGCAAAGACGTTAAGCGACCAAAAGGTCAAGATCGAAGAGGTTTCAAAATATACCGGGTTCCCGGAAATGTTAGGCGGCAGGTTGAAGACCCTTCATCCGAAGATCCACGGAGGATTGCTCTGGAGAAGGGACAACGCCCAGGACGAGCGGGACATAAAGGCCAACCAGATAAAATCCATTGACATGGTCGTGGTCAATCTCTATCCGTTTGAGCAGACGGTGTCAAAGCCCAATGTCGCATTTGACGAGGCCATTGAAAACATTGACATCGGCGGCCCGACAATGCTCAGGGCAGCGTCAAAAAATTTCAGGGACGTTGTGGTGATCGTTGATCCCGCGGACTATGATAAGGTCATCCAGGAACTGAAGACCCACGACGGCGAGGTAAGCTACGATATGAAATTCTATCTTGCGCAAAAAGTCTTTGCGCACACTGCCAGGTACGATACCCTGATCTCCAACTATCTCAGCAGGCACGGCAAGGCAGGGGAGACCTTCCCGCAGTATTTCACACAGAGCTATCTCAAAATCAACGACCTGCGCTACGGAGAAAATCCCCATCAGAAGGCCGCTTTATACAAAGAGCCTTTATACAACGGGCTTTCCATCGTTGACGCGAAGATCCTTCAGGGCAAGGAGATGTCTTACAATAATTATCTTGATTCAGGCGCGGCGCTTGATCTTATCAGGGAATTTAAAAGACCAGCCGCTGTAATTATCAAACACAATAACCCCTGCGGCGTTGCGACAGCGGACGCCATTGAGTCGGCATATGTTAATGCATATGAAATAGACCCACTGTCAGCCTTTGGAGGAGTAATCGCATTGAACAGGGACGTTAATGTTGCGACCGCAAAAGAGATACTGAAACTGTTTGTTGAAATAATAATTGCCCCGGGATTTGATCCTGAAGCGCTAAAGCTACTGAGCGCAAAACCCAACATAAGGCTGCTTGCGCTGGATCTATCGCAGGCGCCTTCAGGTTTTGAGATCAGGAAAATTCAGGGCGGACTTCTCGTCCAGGAAAGAGACACGGCAATGGTAAGTGATTTTAAATCGCTGAAGGTGGCCACAAAGAGACAACCCTCGGCTGATGAACTTACCGCCCTGGAATTTGCATGGAAGGTCTGCAAGCACATGAAGTCCAACGCTATCGTATTTACCGCAACGGACCGCGCTCTCGGCATTGGCGTAGGCCAGACAAGCAGGGTTGATTCAGCAAAGCTTGCAGCCATGAAGGCGGTCCATCCGCTGAAAGGCTCCGTTGTCGGATCGGACGCTTTTTTTCCGGCCAGGGACGGCATAGACTTCATCGCATCGGTAGGTGCTACCGCGATAATTCAGCCCGGCGGCTCGATCAAGGACAATGACGTCATCGCCGCAGCGGACGAGCACAACATTGCGATGGTGTTTACCGGAATGAGGCATTTTAAACATTAG
- the rph gene encoding ribonuclease PH: protein MRTDGRNADELRKINIVSKFLATAEGAVLIEMGATKVICTATIENRVPPFLKDQNRGWITAEYSMLPRATSVRTVRESTAGRIGGRTHEIQRLIGRAMRSVVDLTALGERTIWLDCDVIQADGGTRTAAITGAFVALKLAIRYAMDNKIIVRQPINDYIAAVSVGIVEGEPRLDLSYIEDSTAEVDMNIVMTGSGKFIEVQGTAETQPFDRMQLQKMLDFAESGIKKIISVQKAVLGE from the coding sequence ATGCGGACTGATGGAAGAAACGCGGATGAGCTGAGAAAGATCAATATTGTAAGTAAATTCCTTGCCACTGCCGAGGGCGCTGTGCTGATAGAGATGGGAGCTACAAAGGTGATATGCACGGCAACGATAGAAAACAGGGTGCCTCCTTTTTTAAAAGACCAGAACAGGGGATGGATCACTGCCGAGTATTCGATGCTTCCGAGGGCGACGTCTGTCAGGACGGTAAGGGAATCAACCGCCGGAAGAATAGGCGGCAGGACGCATGAGATACAAAGGCTTATCGGAAGGGCCATGCGCTCTGTTGTAGACCTGACTGCTTTAGGCGAGAGGACCATCTGGCTTGACTGCGATGTCATCCAGGCTGACGGAGGGACCCGGACGGCCGCGATAACAGGGGCGTTTGTCGCTCTTAAACTGGCCATAAGATATGCAATGGACAACAAGATAATTGTCAGACAGCCGATCAACGATTATATCGCAGCAGTGAGCGTGGGCATAGTTGAAGGTGAGCCGAGACTGGACCTTTCTTATATTGAGGATTCTACAGCAGAGGTTGATATGAATATCGTTATGACAGGGTCAGGTAAATTCATAGAGGTCCAGGGCACCGCGGAGACCCAGCCGTTTGACCGGATGCAGCTTCAAAAAATGCTGGACTTTGCCGAATCAGGGATCAAGAAGATCATAAGCGTTCAGAAGGCGGTGCTGGGGGAGTAA
- a CDS encoding YraN family protein, which yields MKTLGERGEGLAAAFLRKKGYSIIEQNYKNSIGEIDIIAKDDDKLVFIEVKTRESIEFGLPFEAVNKRKRRKIANVALTYLKKFNDLPPCRFDVLSICYKNGSPEFELIRDAFEV from the coding sequence ATGAAGACCTTGGGTGAGAGAGGCGAGGGGCTTGCCGCAGCATTCCTGAGAAAAAAGGGCTACAGCATCATCGAACAGAATTACAAAAACAGCATCGGCGAGATAGATATAATTGCAAAGGACGATGACAAGCTTGTTTTTATCGAGGTAAAGACAAGGGAGAGCATTGAATTCGGCCTTCCGTTTGAGGCAGTTAACAAAAGAAAGAGGCGCAAGATAGCCAATGTTGCGCTGACATATCTTAAAAAATTTAACGACCTTCCCCCGTGCAGATTTGATGTCCTGAGTATCTGTTACAAAAACGGCAGCCCGGAGTTTGAGCTTATCAGGGATGCGTTTGAGGTATAA
- a CDS encoding LamG domain-containing protein, with product MLVLTPMVIFAGCGGGGSDSSGISGSTNSSTPVTPDVSVTPGTTDTPVTPDAPSTPDMPSPEAPGLISWLFVNSNDYTYDAGKVRISDGTAGLILVDQTDDDNALTGFGGGTYNLTQWDEENALAELQADQTSGYFTSRIIDAGASTSWSALSWTPQMPYGKELPDDNKSESGYSEGNADMTGNVLLMHMNEAGGTINDYSGNGNDGIVENDVSYSAEGIFNTALNFSWGRVYIASLNPASTSDITITAWFKTVSGGTIAALGGTSYPGLGVSDGYVTANNTQGGILAGGATVVNDGKWHFAAAVMGSSGLKIYVDGILDAPAGASSDSSGNNYAKIGLGTGFHWGSFGGTIDEVAVFNRALTGTEILDFYKRGAMSLKFQIRSCDDPLCDNEQFTGPDATAGSFYSELNNTAINPPSLSLANVPDNRYFQYRAYFGSDNISYSPGLKKVMIGPAHYPGDNATIVNKAGQKYLFLNSFFEIAGGGSAGAVRYQISANGTRWYYHNGTNWETAEGYSETNSAMEVNLNLWTFHSQIGTGTFYFKAFFHSDTIRQVELNRVYLGYTN from the coding sequence TTGCTCGTCCTCACGCCGATGGTAATATTTGCAGGCTGCGGCGGAGGCGGGTCGGACTCAAGCGGTATAAGCGGCTCAACAAATAGCAGCACGCCGGTTACTCCTGACGTATCGGTTACGCCCGGAACAACGGACACACCTGTCACACCTGATGCGCCTTCCACGCCTGATATGCCTTCTCCGGAGGCGCCCGGTCTCATTTCCTGGCTGTTTGTAAATTCTAATGACTACACATACGATGCAGGTAAGGTGCGGATATCTGATGGAACAGCGGGCCTGATATTAGTCGATCAAACCGATGATGATAATGCATTGACCGGGTTTGGCGGCGGGACATATAATCTTACACAGTGGGATGAAGAGAATGCCCTCGCAGAGCTTCAGGCGGACCAAACATCCGGGTACTTTACCTCAAGGATTATTGACGCTGGAGCATCAACTTCGTGGAGCGCTTTGTCATGGACCCCGCAGATGCCTTATGGTAAGGAATTGCCTGATGACAATAAATCTGAATCAGGTTATTCCGAAGGCAATGCCGATATGACCGGGAATGTTCTGTTAATGCACATGAATGAAGCAGGTGGAACAATTAATGACTACTCCGGCAATGGCAATGATGGCATAGTTGAAAATGATGTTAGTTACTCTGCGGAGGGAATATTTAATACTGCTTTGAATTTTTCGTGGGGCAGGGTCTACATCGCTTCCTTAAATCCGGCCTCGACTTCCGACATAACAATTACAGCGTGGTTTAAGACTGTAAGCGGAGGGACTATAGCGGCTCTTGGCGGAACATCCTATCCCGGATTAGGCGTTAGCGACGGATATGTTACAGCAAATAATACTCAGGGCGGCATCTTGGCCGGCGGGGCCACAGTTGTCAATGACGGAAAGTGGCATTTTGCCGCGGCAGTTATGGGCAGCAGCGGATTAAAGATATATGTTGATGGAATACTTGATGCCCCTGCAGGCGCATCATCTGACAGCTCAGGAAATAATTATGCAAAAATCGGACTCGGCACAGGCTTTCATTGGGGGTCTTTTGGCGGAACAATTGACGAAGTCGCTGTCTTTAACCGCGCGTTGACAGGGACAGAGATACTCGATTTCTACAAAAGGGGGGCTATGAGCCTGAAATTTCAAATTCGCTCCTGTGACGACCCGCTTTGTGATAATGAACAATTTACCGGGCCTGACGCAACGGCCGGCTCTTTTTATTCCGAGCTGAACAACACCGCAATAAACCCGCCGTCGTTGTCCCTTGCCAACGTGCCCGATAACAGGTATTTTCAATACAGGGCGTATTTCGGGTCTGATAATATTTCTTATTCACCCGGACTTAAAAAAGTAATGATCGGCCCTGCCCATTACCCCGGGGACAATGCCACAATTGTAAACAAAGCCGGACAGAAGTATTTATTCCTCAACAGCTTCTTCGAAATCGCGGGCGGCGGCAGCGCTGGCGCTGTCAGGTACCAAATCTCAGCCAACGGGACGAGGTGGTATTATCATAACGGAACAAACTGGGAAACCGCGGAAGGCTACTCCGAGACCAACTCGGCAATGGAAGTGAACTTGAATCTATGGACCTTCCACTCTCAGATAGGAACGGGAACATTTTATTTTAAGGCTTTTTTTCATTCCGATACGATCCGGCAGGTTGAACTAAACCGCGTGTATCTGGGTTATACGAATTAG
- a CDS encoding TraR/DksA C4-type zinc finger protein — protein MTGKDNFNFESLLDESVKIHGHLCPGQVLGVRMSILGLEKAAIEDPKGKDRKKVMVFVEIDRCATDAIQSVTGCSPGKRTMKLLDYGKMAATFVNLHTGNAVRILAKEESKATAKNYCPEIEDKYERQAAAYKVMPDEELFKWEEVSVEIPPEDMPGRPLKRVQCEKCGEYVQDNREINLDGRIYCKACAKGTYYKRRK, from the coding sequence ATGACCGGGAAAGATAATTTTAATTTTGAAAGCCTGCTTGATGAGTCCGTTAAAATTCACGGGCATCTCTGCCCCGGACAGGTGTTAGGCGTAAGGATGAGCATATTAGGACTTGAAAAGGCCGCCATTGAAGACCCTAAGGGCAAAGACAGGAAGAAGGTCATGGTGTTTGTTGAAATAGACAGGTGCGCCACTGATGCGATCCAGTCTGTCACAGGATGCAGCCCCGGCAAAAGGACGATGAAGCTCCTTGATTACGGAAAGATGGCCGCGACCTTTGTAAACCTGCACACCGGGAATGCGGTAAGAATATTAGCGAAAGAGGAATCAAAAGCAACAGCGAAAAACTATTGTCCTGAGATCGAAGACAAGTACGAACGCCAGGCCGCCGCTTACAAGGTGATGCCCGATGAGGAGCTTTTTAAATGGGAAGAAGTGTCCGTTGAAATTCCCCCGGAGGACATGCCCGGAAGGCCTTTGAAGCGTGTGCAGTGTGAAAAATGCGGCGAATATGTGCAGGACAACAGGGAGATAAATCTGGACGGCAGGATATATTGCAAGGCCTGCGCAAAAGGGACATACTACAAAAGGAGAAAATAA
- a CDS encoding HAMP domain-containing protein, whose protein sequence is MFNSVKFKITFTAFFIISVIMVLSTLRDINQTEQKLLNTQKEKAVLLSERITHGIMVLMLKNRWQDLQTFMESLIKDSKELKGIRIFLPENGTIVASSEPKEIGREIYNKDVEIFKNGEYQKAFLVEKDGQRYTSKLTVIQNQPICHRCHGSDKEVLGVLGIDISLNSVYQTIGAFKKEHFMDALIGFLLMGAGIMFVVGILIERPVRKMIRTIRKIENGDLSARMEENKKDEFGLMAKSFNSMVESLESAKKEIEQFHMEQIQRAARLASLGEIISGIAHEIKNPLTGISCAVQLIQSEMKADDDKKEITAEILLQIKRLDRIVKDLLNYAKPKPPQFLPNKIEGILEKALFFVYPEAKSHDISIDPHIDADLPDVMMDPDQMQQVFLNLMINAVQAMPSGGRLAISISIADSQTVGDKIKGHILSNKIMLIRFQDTGEGIEQEHLENIFDPFYTRKTKGTGLGLSISQRIVHEHGGEITVESTPGKGTVFTISLPLMETGVRVQE, encoded by the coding sequence ATGTTTAACAGCGTAAAATTTAAGATAACCTTTACAGCTTTTTTCATTATCTCCGTCATTATGGTCTTGTCCACTTTGAGAGATATAAATCAGACCGAGCAAAAGCTCCTGAACACGCAGAAAGAAAAAGCCGTTTTGCTTTCAGAGAGGATAACGCACGGCATTATGGTGCTCATGCTGAAAAACAGGTGGCAGGATTTGCAGACCTTCATGGAAAGCCTGATCAAGGACTCAAAGGAATTAAAGGGAATAAGGATATTTCTCCCTGAAAACGGGACCATAGTCGCTTCTTCGGAGCCAAAGGAAATCGGAAGGGAAATTTATAATAAAGATGTGGAGATCTTCAAGAACGGGGAATATCAGAAGGCCTTTCTGGTAGAGAAAGATGGGCAGCGGTATACCTCAAAGCTTACCGTCATTCAGAACCAGCCCATCTGCCACAGGTGCCACGGATCTGATAAAGAGGTTTTGGGCGTGCTGGGGATAGATATTTCGCTTAACAGCGTATACCAGACCATCGGGGCATTTAAAAAAGAGCATTTCATGGATGCCCTTATAGGCTTTCTGCTGATGGGCGCAGGCATTATGTTCGTGGTTGGAATACTCATAGAAAGGCCTGTCAGGAAGATGATCCGCACTATCAGGAAGATTGAAAACGGCGACTTGTCCGCAAGAATGGAAGAGAACAAGAAAGACGAGTTCGGCCTCATGGCAAAGAGTTTTAACAGCATGGTTGAATCGCTCGAATCCGCCAAAAAAGAGATAGAACAGTTTCACATGGAGCAGATACAAAGGGCGGCAAGGCTTGCTTCGCTCGGAGAGATCATATCGGGCATCGCCCATGAGATAAAAAATCCCCTGACAGGAATAAGCTGCGCGGTACAGTTAATTCAGTCCGAGATGAAGGCAGACGATGACAAGAAAGAAATCACAGCCGAAATATTGCTTCAGATAAAAAGGCTCGACAGGATAGTGAAAGACCTCCTGAATTACGCAAAGCCGAAACCGCCCCAGTTCCTGCCCAATAAAATAGAGGGTATTTTAGAGAAGGCATTGTTTTTTGTGTACCCTGAGGCCAAGAGTCATGATATCAGCATTGATCCGCATATTGACGCTGACCTTCCAGATGTTATGATGGACCCCGACCAGATGCAGCAGGTATTTCTGAATTTGATGATAAACGCCGTCCAGGCAATGCCCTCCGGGGGAAGGCTTGCGATTTCAATATCAATCGCTGATTCCCAGACGGTCGGCGACAAAATAAAAGGCCATATACTGAGCAATAAAATAATGCTCATCAGATTTCAGGACACAGGAGAAGGCATAGAACAGGAGCATCTTGAAAATATATTCGATCCTTTTTATACGCGGAAGACGAAAGGAACAGGTCTCGGATTGTCCATAAGCCAGAGGATCGTCCATGAACACGGAGGCGAAATTACCGTTGAAAGCACGCCGGGAAAAGGGACCGTTTTTACGATATCCCTGCCGCTCATGGAGACCGGCGTGAGAGTTCAGGAATAA
- the hisI gene encoding phosphoribosyl-AMP cyclohydrolase: protein MVPELKYDDKGLVPAIIQDVKTSEVLMMAYMNKTSLEKTIETGRTHFWSRSRQKYWMKGETSGNVQIVKEILYDCDADTLLIKVEQVGPGACHTGNRTCFFRRIDI from the coding sequence ATGGTCCCGGAGCTGAAATATGACGACAAAGGGTTGGTCCCCGCAATCATACAGGATGTGAAAACCAGCGAGGTTTTGATGATGGCGTACATGAACAAAACTTCACTGGAGAAAACCATAGAAACAGGCAGGACCCATTTCTGGAGCAGGTCGAGACAGAAATACTGGATGAAGGGCGAGACGTCCGGAAATGTCCAGATCGTGAAGGAAATTTTATACGATTGCGACGCGGACACACTTTTGATAAAAGTTGAACAGGTTGGTCCAGGAGCCTGCCACACAGGGAACAGGACCTGCTTCTTTAGAAGGATTGACATTTAA
- the radC gene encoding DNA repair protein RadC has product MEYGSIKEWPESERPRERLLSLGAGSLSTAQLLAIILRTGGKDKSALGLARELLLQFDSLKEIEDASLAEFSKTKGIGSAKIAQVKASFELGRRLLQDEAGNALVKLSFTNSREVYEYYHPRFFGLKKERFLCAMLDAKNRVFKETVVSDGTLTSSLVHPREVFRYAIKEAAASVLFVHNHPSGDPTPSRDDIDITKRLVETGKIVGINVLDHVVVSDGRYTSIMEKGYL; this is encoded by the coding sequence ATGGAATACGGGAGCATTAAAGAATGGCCTGAATCAGAGAGGCCGAGAGAGAGGCTTCTCAGTCTCGGGGCAGGGAGCCTGAGCACGGCCCAGTTGCTTGCGATAATCCTGCGGACTGGCGGGAAAGATAAAAGCGCGTTAGGCCTTGCGCGGGAGCTGCTCTTGCAGTTTGATAGTTTAAAAGAAATTGAAGACGCCTCCCTGGCTGAATTCTCAAAGACAAAGGGAATCGGAAGCGCGAAGATCGCCCAGGTGAAGGCCTCCTTTGAGCTTGGCAGGAGGCTGTTGCAGGACGAGGCAGGCAATGCTTTGGTAAAACTGTCTTTCACAAACAGCCGCGAGGTGTATGAATATTATCATCCGAGGTTCTTTGGCTTAAAAAAGGAAAGGTTTCTCTGCGCCATGCTTGATGCGAAAAACAGGGTCTTTAAGGAAACAGTTGTTTCCGATGGCACGCTGACATCTTCCCTTGTGCACCCGCGCGAGGTGTTCAGGTACGCGATCAAGGAAGCTGCCGCTTCCGTGCTGTTTGTTCATAATCATCCAAGCGGGGACCCTACCCCGAGCAGGGACGATATAGATATAACAAAGAGACTTGTTGAGACAGGTAAAATAGTAGGCATCAATGTCCTGGACCACGTGGTGGTTTCAGACGGCAGATATACCAGTATCATGGAGAAAGGTTATTTGTAA
- a CDS encoding TVP38/TMEM64 family protein: protein MRFFLNREELLAFLRSLGPFAVVGFILVQALQVVIAPIPGEATGLLGGYLYDHVSGTIYSTIGLTIGSYIAFSISRAFGRPFVDKFVSKTTMARFEYLLHHKGAFLVFLLFLIPGLPKDALCYVLGLGHLSTMEFIVISGTGRLFGTALLTVSGDYLRHQQYYRLSILAGVAVIVVFLAMAYRDKIERLFRKLHVMEYRKRKKANRPQSSAKD from the coding sequence ATCAGGTTCTTCCTCAACAGGGAGGAGCTCCTTGCCTTCCTCAGATCTCTCGGACCGTTTGCGGTTGTCGGATTCATACTGGTCCAGGCACTCCAGGTCGTGATAGCTCCAATACCGGGAGAAGCCACTGGCCTGTTAGGCGGTTATTTGTACGACCATGTTTCGGGGACGATCTATTCCACCATCGGGCTGACCATCGGATCATATATCGCTTTTTCCATTTCAAGGGCCTTCGGCAGGCCCTTTGTTGACAAGTTCGTTAGCAAAACTACAATGGCGAGGTTTGAATACCTGCTGCACCACAAAGGGGCCTTCCTTGTCTTTCTGCTTTTTCTGATCCCCGGACTTCCCAAGGACGCCCTCTGCTATGTGCTGGGGCTGGGACATCTTTCAACGATGGAGTTCATTGTTATTAGCGGGACAGGACGGCTTTTCGGCACGGCGCTGCTGACAGTGAGCGGTGATTATTTAAGACACCAGCAATATTACAGGCTCTCCATTCTTGCCGGGGTCGCCGTTATCGTTGTCTTCCTCGCTATGGCCTACAGGGACAAGATCGAAAGACTGTTCAGAAAGCTGCACGTAATGGAATACAGAAAAAGAAAAAAGGCAAACCGCCCGCAATCATCTGCGAAAGATTAA
- the cysK gene encoding cysteine synthase A: MKPHANILSLVGNTPLVKLNHIPGADDAEIWAKLEGFNPGGSVKDRIALSMIEAAESEGKLKPGGTIIEPTSGNTGIGLALIAAVKGYKIILTMSESMSQERRLMFQAFGAEVVLTPAAKGMMGAVEEAELILKRNPDYFMPMQFENPANPDIHRRTTAVEIIDALGPDIDGLVAGVGTGGTITGVGEALRLHKADIWIAAVEPAGSPVLSGGDPGPHKIAGIGAGFYPGVLNTKIYNEVIPVTDDDAASMSRLLAKKEGILAGISSGAAAWAALKVAKKLGRDKKVVVIFPDRGDRYLSTGLFTQ, translated from the coding sequence ATGAAACCTCATGCGAACATATTAAGTCTTGTCGGCAATACCCCGCTTGTAAAACTGAACCATATACCTGGCGCTGATGACGCAGAGATATGGGCAAAACTTGAGGGCTTTAATCCGGGCGGTTCCGTCAAAGACAGGATAGCGCTTTCAATGATAGAAGCTGCGGAGAGTGAAGGCAAGTTGAAACCCGGCGGCACCATCATCGAGCCCACAAGCGGCAATACGGGCATAGGGCTCGCCTTGATAGCCGCGGTGAAGGGATACAAAATAATCCTCACTATGTCTGAAAGCATGTCCCAGGAGAGAAGGCTGATGTTCCAGGCTTTCGGGGCTGAAGTGGTCCTCACACCCGCCGCCAAAGGGATGATGGGCGCTGTGGAAGAAGCGGAGCTGATATTGAAAAGAAACCCCGATTATTTTATGCCGATGCAATTTGAAAATCCTGCCAATCCCGATATCCACAGGAGGACCACCGCTGTTGAGATCATCGATGCGCTCGGCCCTGACATTGACGGTCTTGTCGCAGGCGTGGGCACGGGAGGGACGATAACGGGTGTCGGCGAGGCATTGCGCTTACACAAAGCTGATATCTGGATAGCGGCGGTTGAACCGGCAGGCTCGCCTGTGCTGTCCGGCGGCGATCCGGGCCCGCACAAAATTGCAGGAATAGGCGCGGGCTTTTATCCCGGGGTGCTGAATACAAAGATCTATAATGAGGTGATTCCCGTAACAGATGATGACGCGGCGTCAATGTCACGCCTGCTGGCAAAGAAGGAAGGAATCCTCGCCGGCATATCATCAGGCGCTGCCGCGTGGGCTGCGTTAAAAGTCGCAAAGAAATTAGGGAGAGATAAAAAGGTTGTGGTCATCTTCCCGGACCGCGGCGACAGGTATTTGAGCACAGGGCTGTTCACTCAATAG